A window of Chitinophaga sp. MM2321 contains these coding sequences:
- a CDS encoding helix-turn-helix transcriptional regulator, with translation MKPSTILNWERNIQQAISLAHNDPLGNIDLKKVADKLCVSADILSHKFTEICQEPYIRFVNRSRLEAGAGLLRHSGFSIREISERCGYTNSSFTKAFRARFDASPTSFRDMLLLPNEIATLERTKIITSPYDRHMADIFTTDRTEDTRLPNYTLYYNILPRSDDPVRNMVVYMATYSQQLRAITASIATHEAMVITGTLDVVPVTTYGRMMMYVGLLLPNTPQNNMAHLSIQLSFQEAFGLVTRQIPGGHYKKLSVPMSFVAAGLPMYEFINNSCRASHFKMSGNHFFISLTGINECDIFIPWQKRGY, from the coding sequence ATGAAACCTTCCACTATTTTAAATTGGGAGAGGAATATTCAGCAAGCTATTTCCCTCGCACATAACGACCCCTTAGGTAACATCGACCTGAAGAAAGTAGCTGATAAACTCTGCGTATCAGCAGATATCCTTTCTCACAAGTTTACAGAGATCTGCCAGGAGCCATATATCCGGTTTGTAAACCGGAGCAGACTCGAAGCAGGAGCCGGTTTGCTGCGACACAGCGGATTTAGCATCCGGGAGATCAGCGAGCGATGCGGCTACACCAATTCCAGCTTTACCAAGGCTTTCAGAGCCCGGTTCGATGCCAGTCCTACCAGCTTCCGCGACATGCTCCTGCTACCAAACGAGATAGCTACCCTGGAACGCACAAAGATCATTACCTCTCCTTACGACCGCCACATGGCAGACATCTTTACCACCGATAGAACAGAAGATACACGATTGCCCAACTACACCCTGTATTACAATATTCTTCCACGCAGCGATGATCCGGTAAGAAACATGGTTGTATATATGGCCACGTATTCCCAGCAACTGCGCGCCATTACCGCATCGATAGCTACCCATGAAGCCATGGTGATCACCGGTACGCTTGATGTAGTACCGGTTACTACTTATGGACGCATGATGATGTATGTTGGATTACTGTTGCCCAACACACCACAAAATAATATGGCGCATCTCTCCATACAACTGAGCTTCCAGGAAGCTTTCGGATTGGTGACCAGGCAAATACCCGGCGGTCACTACAAGAAATTATCCGTTCCTATGAGCTTTGTTGCAGCCGGCCTCCCCATGTATGAATTTATCAACAACAGTTGCAGGGCCAGCCATTTCAAGATGAGCGGCAATCATTTCTTTATCTCCCTCACCGGCATCAATGAATGTGATATTTTCATTCCCTGGCAGAAGCGGGGCTATTAA
- a CDS encoding MBOAT family O-acyltransferase, translated as MININKLLSELLYNPADPVLFNSAFFFYFFALFLLCYLAVSRSKHGRVWVYTIFSLYFFYKACGFYVGLVVLSAIVDFNLSHWIHRTPSKTVKKSLLIFSIVLNIGLLFYFKYTDFFIGIINDVTAGNIHPLHLLLPIGISFYTFENLSYTIDVYRDEIPPVKHFMDYLFFLSFFPKLMMGPIVRAADFIPQISKPYRLNSEDIGKGMYLIIGGLFKKIVISDFIYQNFVQYIFDDPSKHTGLECLIGVYGYALVIYCDFSGYSDMALGIARWTGFKIPPNFHSPYQSSSVTEFWRRWHISLSSWLRDYLYIPLGGNRKGKVRQFINLALTMLIGGFWHGASWNFIFWGAMHGTALAVDKVRLDWLKKRKTVMTGWKASVLKVIGVFVTFHFVCFCWIFFKASTFHDAWALIHQVVYDFQPEILMELYQGYTAVFWVMALGFLLHFMPSKMEFSLEKLLGRVPVAGSVAIMVVFVWLLVQVKSTQPMIPIYFQF; from the coding sequence ATGATCAACATTAATAAACTGTTGTCTGAACTTTTGTACAATCCTGCAGATCCTGTGCTGTTTAACAGCGCCTTCTTTTTCTATTTCTTTGCTTTGTTCCTGCTTTGTTACCTGGCAGTAAGCCGCAGCAAACATGGCCGGGTATGGGTATATACTATTTTCTCACTCTACTTCTTTTATAAAGCCTGTGGCTTCTATGTGGGCCTGGTGGTGCTTTCGGCCATTGTGGATTTTAATCTTTCTCACTGGATCCACCGCACGCCCAGCAAGACAGTAAAAAAATCATTACTGATATTCAGTATCGTCCTCAATATAGGGTTGCTGTTTTATTTCAAATACACCGACTTCTTTATCGGCATCATCAATGATGTAACAGCAGGGAATATTCATCCGCTGCACCTGTTACTGCCAATCGGGATCTCTTTTTATACATTTGAAAATCTGAGTTATACGATAGATGTTTACCGGGATGAAATACCGCCTGTCAAACATTTCATGGACTATCTCTTTTTCCTCTCCTTCTTCCCGAAACTGATGATGGGCCCCATTGTACGCGCGGCCGATTTTATACCGCAGATCTCAAAACCATACCGGTTGAACAGTGAGGATATAGGCAAAGGGATGTACCTGATCATTGGCGGATTGTTTAAAAAGATTGTCATATCGGATTTTATCTATCAGAATTTTGTCCAGTATATTTTTGATGATCCCAGTAAACATACCGGCCTGGAATGTCTCATCGGCGTGTATGGGTATGCGTTAGTGATCTATTGCGACTTTTCCGGCTACTCCGATATGGCGCTGGGTATTGCCCGCTGGACCGGGTTTAAGATTCCGCCAAACTTCCATTCACCTTATCAGAGTTCGTCTGTTACAGAGTTCTGGCGCCGCTGGCATATCTCTTTATCCAGCTGGTTGCGCGACTACCTGTACATTCCTTTGGGAGGCAATCGTAAAGGGAAAGTGCGGCAGTTTATCAACCTGGCGCTGACCATGCTGATCGGTGGTTTCTGGCATGGCGCCAGCTGGAACTTTATCTTCTGGGGTGCTATGCACGGCACGGCGCTGGCAGTAGATAAGGTGCGTCTCGACTGGCTGAAAAAGAGAAAGACAGTAATGACTGGATGGAAAGCCTCCGTACTGAAGGTTATAGGGGTGTTTGTTACTTTTCATTTCGTGTGCTTTTGCTGGATCTTTTTTAAAGCGTCCACCTTCCATGATGCATGGGCGCTGATTCACCAGGTGGTATATGATTTCCAGCCGGAAATCCTGATGGAGCTGTACCAGGGTTATACGGCCGTATTCTGGGTGATGGCACTGGGTTTCCTGTTGCATTTTATGCCTTCAAAAATGGAGTTCTCGCTGGAGAAATTACTGGGACGTGTGCCCGTTGCCGGTAGTGTGGCCATTATGGTGGTATTCGTCTGGTTACTGGTGCAGGTAAAAAGCACACAGCCGATGATACCGATATATTTCCAGTTTTAA
- a CDS encoding GDSL-type esterase/lipase family protein — MVAGLMLLLTTFTTYAQQTTANIIQQDTALYSVFHSLSVADSNVVSILHLGDSHVQAGFFPFATGALLQQEFGYAGRGYIFPYNLAGTNGPDDYRWNSNAKWRTERVIDRDKTPELGPGAIAISTQSNAPALAFTGKQDAAMDNNFRKVKLFYDAGTENSTIICPDAEITVTATPFPGSPTVSMATLNFLQTSQSFQVRWEGTGSTPFRFYGAVLENGRNGVLYHSVGINGAMFQHYNDQDNVLRAQMAVLQPQLVIISLGTNEAYGRLDPFQFRNEIDKMVQLIREELPSANILLTTPPDCMRAVRKATRKKISKKKYKTIYHTAYYPNPYIAMVTQQIMGYAKQHGIACWNFNAVNKAQKSKFAGAWAPDHIHFNARGYQLQGQLLYDAIQQSYAHYLQEIKKNPVISDDQH, encoded by the coding sequence ATGGTAGCAGGGCTAATGCTGTTACTCACCACGTTTACTACTTATGCGCAACAAACAACTGCCAACATTATCCAGCAGGACACTGCTTTATATAGTGTTTTTCATAGTTTGTCGGTAGCAGATAGTAATGTAGTGTCCATACTTCATCTCGGGGATTCACACGTACAGGCAGGATTTTTTCCATTCGCTACCGGCGCCTTACTACAACAGGAGTTTGGCTATGCCGGAAGAGGATACATCTTTCCCTATAACCTGGCCGGTACCAACGGACCGGATGATTACCGCTGGAACAGCAACGCGAAGTGGCGTACAGAAAGAGTGATAGACCGTGATAAAACACCGGAGCTGGGCCCCGGCGCTATTGCTATCAGCACACAAAGCAACGCACCTGCACTCGCTTTTACCGGCAAACAGGATGCTGCTATGGATAATAATTTCCGCAAAGTGAAATTGTTCTATGATGCCGGTACGGAAAACAGTACCATCATCTGTCCTGATGCAGAAATAACGGTAACGGCTACCCCGTTTCCTGGTTCTCCTACTGTCAGCATGGCTACGCTCAACTTTTTACAAACATCACAATCCTTCCAGGTAAGATGGGAAGGTACGGGCAGCACCCCTTTCCGCTTTTATGGCGCTGTGCTTGAAAATGGCCGCAACGGTGTGTTGTATCATAGCGTAGGTATCAATGGCGCCATGTTCCAGCATTATAATGATCAGGATAATGTGCTGCGGGCACAGATGGCGGTATTACAACCACAGCTGGTGATCATCTCCCTGGGAACAAACGAGGCCTATGGCCGGCTTGACCCCTTTCAGTTCAGAAATGAAATTGATAAAATGGTGCAGCTGATCCGGGAAGAACTGCCTTCCGCAAACATCCTGCTCACTACGCCGCCAGACTGTATGCGGGCAGTACGCAAGGCTACCCGTAAAAAGATCAGCAAGAAAAAATATAAAACAATCTATCATACCGCTTACTATCCCAATCCATATATTGCTATGGTCACCCAGCAGATCATGGGATATGCAAAACAACACGGCATCGCCTGCTGGAATTTTAACGCAGTAAACAAAGCGCAGAAAAGCAAGTTTGCAGGAGCATGGGCGCCGGATCATATTCATTTTAATGCGAGAGGGTACCAGTTACAGGGGCAGCTGCTATATGATGCAATACAACAATCCTACGCACACTATTTACAGGAAATAAAGAAAAACCCAGTTATCTCCGATGATCAACATTAA
- a CDS encoding GDSL-type esterase/lipase family protein has translation MPGKNKSAYPFIIILGSLVCLLGLSQLNYTFSYKDFQFRRLDMLSDLRTTPAPDKKELTAVTDSSKLSPSDTAALAAGDSTNISNPDLLHDFMTYKGILNYTSAIPGDTEEMGIKKFMTALKELKAGKRKKVRIAYFGDSMIEGDLITSDLRDSLQTFFGGAGVGFVPVTSIVASYRTTITHTFSNNWKDYHYKNSPPSNITLGFSGHTFYSGSDSWVKYSPVRKPRLDKFQEVSLLYGAASDATVRINDKAYTLSGTAPVNKLDLRQDTGSPSLVIRYDGNPATPFYGVCFESDNGIYVDNFSFRGISGVELGRLSADMIRRMQQEHPYDLVVLHYGANVLFRPELTDYSWYERPMKKVMDSLRHDLPATSFLIIGTADKSYRKSDRYVTAPGVEALLKVQHELAEEHGTAYWNLYAAMGGEGSMVKWVEGDTVMANKDYTHFNRQGAARVGALLYKAIMNDYREAEQP, from the coding sequence AACAACGCCAGCGCCGGATAAAAAAGAGCTTACTGCTGTTACAGACAGCAGTAAGCTTTCTCCTTCAGATACTGCTGCACTGGCAGCAGGCGATTCCACCAACATTTCCAACCCCGACCTGCTGCACGACTTCATGACGTACAAAGGGATCCTTAACTATACATCTGCCATACCGGGAGATACGGAGGAAATGGGTATTAAAAAGTTCATGACTGCCTTAAAAGAACTGAAAGCAGGCAAACGTAAAAAAGTACGCATCGCCTATTTTGGTGACTCTATGATCGAAGGTGATCTCATCACCTCGGATCTGCGCGACAGCCTGCAGACATTCTTTGGCGGCGCCGGCGTGGGCTTTGTCCCCGTCACCTCCATAGTAGCTTCTTACAGAACTACCATCACCCATACTTTTTCAAATAACTGGAAAGATTATCACTATAAAAACTCCCCGCCATCCAATATTACACTGGGTTTTTCGGGGCATACTTTTTATTCCGGCAGCGATAGCTGGGTGAAATATTCACCCGTGCGCAAACCACGGCTGGATAAATTTCAGGAAGTATCTTTACTATATGGCGCAGCCAGCGACGCCACTGTCAGGATTAACGATAAGGCCTATACGCTTTCCGGCACTGCGCCGGTCAATAAGCTGGACCTGCGCCAGGACACCGGTTCTCCGTCACTGGTCATCAGGTATGACGGTAATCCTGCCACGCCATTTTATGGTGTTTGTTTTGAAAGCGATAACGGTATTTATGTAGATAATTTTTCTTTCCGGGGCATCAGTGGTGTGGAACTGGGGCGTTTGTCGGCCGATATGATCCGGCGTATGCAGCAGGAACATCCCTATGATCTGGTGGTGTTGCACTATGGTGCCAATGTATTGTTCCGTCCTGAGCTGACGGACTACAGCTGGTACGAACGTCCCATGAAAAAAGTGATGGACTCTTTGCGACACGACCTGCCGGCTACCTCTTTCCTGATCATCGGTACGGCAGATAAATCGTATCGCAAAAGCGACCGTTATGTAACAGCGCCAGGAGTGGAAGCATTACTGAAAGTACAGCATGAGCTGGCAGAAGAACACGGCACTGCTTACTGGAACCTCTATGCCGCTATGGGCGGCGAAGGCTCCATGGTGAAGTGGGTGGAAGGAGATACGGTGATGGCCAACAAGGATTATACTCACTTTAACAGACAGGGAGCGGCCAGGGTGGGGGCGCTGCTGTATAAAGCTATAATGAATGATTACAGGGAGGCAGAACAACCTTAG